A window of the Paenibacillus woosongensis genome harbors these coding sequences:
- the nadE gene encoding ammonia-dependent NAD(+) synthetase has product MSINNTQKQITKALHVKPSIDVKAEIRSRIDFLKAYCKKAGAKGYVLGISGGQDSTLAGRLTQLAVEELRAEGYEATFYAVRLPYGVQKDEADAVAAMEFIQADREFVVNIQEPVLALANVVEQSTGQKLSDFNKGNAKARMRMIVQYAIGGETGCLVVGTDHAAESVTGFFTKFGDGGADVLPLAGLTKGQGRELLMELKAAEQLYLKIPTADLLDDKPLQSDETELGISYEVLDQYLTGNAVDPQDKASIEKRYAISRHKRELPATPFDTWWK; this is encoded by the coding sequence ATGTCAATCAATAATACTCAGAAGCAAATCACTAAAGCATTACACGTCAAGCCGAGCATTGATGTAAAAGCGGAAATCCGCAGCCGGATCGACTTCTTAAAAGCTTATTGCAAAAAGGCCGGTGCGAAGGGTTATGTTCTAGGCATTAGCGGAGGCCAGGACTCCACGCTGGCCGGCCGGCTGACGCAATTGGCGGTAGAGGAGCTCCGTGCCGAGGGGTACGAGGCTACGTTCTATGCGGTGCGCCTGCCTTATGGGGTGCAGAAGGATGAAGCCGATGCCGTGGCGGCCATGGAATTCATTCAGGCAGACCGGGAATTCGTCGTAAACATTCAGGAGCCTGTCTTGGCTCTGGCTAACGTGGTAGAACAGAGCACCGGCCAAAAATTATCCGATTTCAATAAAGGCAACGCCAAAGCGCGTATGCGCATGATTGTTCAATATGCCATCGGCGGAGAAACCGGCTGCCTGGTCGTAGGTACAGATCATGCCGCTGAATCGGTCACGGGCTTTTTTACGAAGTTCGGTGACGGGGGGGCTGACGTGCTGCCGCTGGCCGGACTGACCAAGGGGCAAGGACGCGAGCTTCTGATGGAGCTCAAGGCAGCTGAACAGCTCTATCTGAAAATACCGACGGCCGATCTGCTGGACGACAAACCTCTGCAATCCGACGAAACCGAGCTCGGCATCTCCTACGAGGTGCTGGATCAATATTTGACGGGAAATGCCGTTGATCCGCAGGATAAAGCGAGCATCGAGAAGCGGTATGCCATTTCCCGGCATAAGCGGGAGCTTCCGGCCACGCCTTTCGATACGTGGTGGAAATAG
- a CDS encoding ArsR/SmtB family transcription factor, which translates to MDKPVKTINKYDTACPEEEADLQSLRTSLMDQETSSEMANWFKTFSDPTRLRIMDALLQKELCVHDLTVLLDMGQSAISHQLRTLRNMRIVKRRKEGKTVFYSLDDEHIEQIFLQTLQHIKHG; encoded by the coding sequence ATGGACAAACCCGTTAAAACAATTAATAAATACGATACGGCCTGTCCGGAAGAAGAGGCGGATCTGCAATCCCTGCGCACTTCGCTTATGGATCAGGAGACCTCTTCGGAGATGGCCAACTGGTTCAAGACCTTTAGTGACCCCACTCGTCTTCGTATTATGGATGCGCTGCTGCAAAAGGAATTATGCGTGCATGATCTCACGGTGCTTCTCGACATGGGGCAATCGGCCATTTCCCATCAACTGAGAACACTCCGCAACATGCGAATTGTTAAGAGGCGGAAGGAAGGCAAGACGGTGTTTTATTCCCTGGATGATGAGCATATCGAGCAGATTTTTCTGCAAACGCTCCAGCATATTAAACACGGCTAG
- a CDS encoding cation diffusion facilitator family transporter encodes MSEHHNHGHSHDAGHSHVHTNNKKTLFFSFLIITLYMIVEAVGGMVTNSLALLSDAGHMLSDSIALAIALLAFWFGEKAVNTGKTYGYKRFEILAASLNGITLIGISVYIFYEAIQRFSHPPEVATTGMLIISIIGLLINILVAWMMMRGGDTENNLNMRGAFLHVISDMLGSVGAIAAALLMIFFGWGWADPLASVIVAALVLRSGYFVTKSSLHVLMEGTPQNINLNEITDTIQQVDGVKGVHDVHIWSITSSLNALTAHIVVDGDKTIYETEAIMQKIEHILEHKEIRHVTLQAESEKHNHENSIFCTTKADTPNAHAHAHPH; translated from the coding sequence ATGTCTGAACACCACAACCACGGCCACAGTCACGATGCTGGGCATAGCCATGTTCACACCAATAATAAGAAAACACTGTTTTTTTCATTCCTCATCATTACCCTCTATATGATCGTAGAGGCCGTTGGCGGCATGGTTACCAATAGCTTGGCCTTGCTCTCCGATGCGGGTCATATGCTATCCGACTCCATTGCTCTAGCCATTGCTTTATTGGCCTTCTGGTTCGGAGAAAAGGCTGTAAATACAGGGAAAACGTACGGGTATAAACGTTTCGAAATTTTAGCTGCCTCCCTTAACGGCATAACGTTGATTGGCATTTCGGTATATATTTTTTATGAAGCCATTCAGCGCTTTAGTCATCCTCCAGAGGTTGCCACCACAGGTATGCTGATTATTAGTATTATCGGTTTGCTGATCAACATACTGGTCGCGTGGATGATGATGCGCGGAGGCGACACGGAGAACAACTTGAATATGCGCGGCGCCTTTTTACACGTCATCAGCGATATGCTTGGTTCTGTTGGTGCCATTGCCGCGGCTTTATTGATGATCTTCTTCGGCTGGGGCTGGGCGGACCCGCTGGCTAGTGTGATCGTAGCTGCCCTTGTATTGCGAAGCGGTTACTTTGTTACTAAATCGTCCTTGCATGTCCTGATGGAAGGGACGCCTCAAAATATAAATTTAAATGAGATTACGGATACTATTCAGCAGGTAGACGGAGTAAAGGGAGTTCACGATGTTCATATTTGGTCGATTACAAGCAGCCTGAATGCTCTTACAGCCCATATCGTGGTCGACGGAGACAAGACCATTTATGAGACAGAAGCCATTATGCAAAAAATTGAACATATTTTAGAGCATAAAGAGATTAGGCACGTGACCTTGCAAGCCGAATCGGAAAAGCATAATCATGAAAACTCCATTTTCTGCACCACCAAAGCAGATACGCCAAATGCCCATGCGCATGCCCATCCGCATTAA
- a CDS encoding heavy metal translocating P-type ATPase, protein MSDTKEINLQISGMTCAACAVRIEKGLNKLEGVEEANVNFALEKTKIKYDPSKTDVSKFQQKVESLGYKVVTEKAEFDISGMTCAACAARIEKRLNKLDGVNKAAVNFAVETALVEYNPDEVSTADMMEAITKLGYSLILKEENAEKGDHKEREIQQQKGKFIFSAILAFPLLWAMVSHFEFTSFIWLPEMFMNPWVQLALATPIQFIVGGQFYIGAYKALRNKSANMDVLVALGTSAAYFYSLYLSFASIGSNSHMVELYYETSAVLITLIILGKLFEAKAKGRSSEAIKKLMGLQAKTATVLRDGQEISIPIEEVLTGDIVYVKPGEKVPVDGIITEGRSALDESMITGESIPVDKTIGDTVIGSTINKNGFLKIEATKVGKDTALAQIIKVVEEAQGSKAPIQRLADTISGIFVPIVVGIAMVTFFIWYFFVTPGNFAESLEKFIAVLVIACPCALGLATPTSIMAGSGRAAEYGILFKGGEHLETAHRIDTIILDKTGTITKGKPTLTDVILANEHNEPEFLRLVGAAEKSSEHPLAEAIVEGIKEKGIPLGSSESFEAIPGFGIQSRVEGKDLFIGTRRLMKKHNISIPDAHLARMEDLEKQGKTAMLVAIDNEWAGIVAVADTVKETSKEAIARLRRLGLDVVMITGDNTQTAKAIAHQVGIDHVIAEVLPEGKAEEVKKLQKAGKKVAMVGDGINDAPALATADIGMAIGTGTDVAMEAADITLIRGDLNSIADAIYMSKMTIRNIKQNLFWALAYNSLGVPIAALGFLAPWVAGAAMAFSSVSVVLNALRLQRIKLIA, encoded by the coding sequence ATGAGCGATACCAAAGAAATCAATCTGCAGATTTCCGGCATGACCTGCGCGGCTTGTGCGGTAAGAATAGAAAAAGGTCTTAACAAGCTGGAGGGCGTAGAAGAGGCTAACGTGAATTTTGCCCTTGAAAAAACGAAAATCAAATATGACCCAAGTAAGACGGATGTGAGTAAGTTTCAACAAAAGGTCGAGTCGTTGGGCTATAAAGTTGTGACTGAAAAAGCAGAGTTTGATATATCCGGTATGACCTGCGCGGCATGCGCAGCTAGGATAGAGAAGCGGTTAAATAAACTGGATGGCGTTAACAAGGCGGCCGTAAACTTTGCCGTTGAAACAGCCCTTGTAGAATACAATCCTGATGAAGTATCCACTGCAGATATGATGGAGGCTATTACAAAGCTGGGGTATTCTCTCATCCTGAAGGAGGAGAATGCTGAGAAAGGCGACCATAAGGAACGAGAAATCCAGCAGCAAAAAGGAAAGTTTATCTTTTCGGCTATTCTGGCCTTCCCGCTGCTATGGGCAATGGTAAGCCATTTTGAATTTACATCCTTCATCTGGCTGCCGGAGATGTTCATGAACCCGTGGGTTCAGTTAGCGCTTGCCACACCGATACAGTTCATAGTAGGGGGACAATTCTATATCGGTGCCTATAAAGCCTTGAGAAATAAAAGCGCCAATATGGATGTGCTGGTGGCTCTCGGCACATCTGCGGCTTATTTTTACAGTCTCTATTTGAGCTTTGCTTCCATCGGGTCGAACTCCCATATGGTGGAGCTCTATTATGAAACAAGCGCTGTGCTCATCACTTTGATCATTCTGGGGAAATTATTCGAAGCCAAGGCCAAAGGACGATCCTCTGAAGCCATCAAGAAATTAATGGGGCTGCAAGCCAAGACTGCCACAGTCTTAAGAGACGGCCAAGAAATAAGCATTCCCATCGAAGAAGTGCTGACCGGGGATATCGTATATGTTAAGCCAGGCGAGAAGGTGCCTGTAGACGGCATCATTACTGAAGGCCGCTCCGCTTTGGATGAGTCGATGATCACCGGTGAAAGTATACCTGTCGATAAAACGATTGGCGACACGGTCATAGGCTCAACCATTAACAAAAACGGTTTTCTCAAAATCGAAGCAACGAAGGTTGGCAAAGATACGGCTTTGGCGCAAATTATAAAAGTAGTGGAGGAAGCCCAAGGCTCGAAAGCTCCGATCCAGCGTCTGGCCGATACGATTTCCGGAATATTTGTACCGATTGTTGTAGGCATAGCCATGGTTACTTTCTTCATCTGGTATTTCTTTGTAACACCTGGCAATTTCGCTGAATCCTTAGAGAAGTTCATTGCCGTTCTCGTTATTGCTTGTCCTTGTGCCTTGGGCTTAGCCACTCCAACGTCCATTATGGCCGGTTCAGGCCGGGCTGCGGAGTACGGAATCCTATTTAAAGGCGGCGAGCACCTGGAGACCGCTCATCGGATCGATACGATTATCTTGGATAAAACAGGAACGATTACAAAAGGCAAACCAACGCTGACCGATGTCATTCTGGCCAATGAGCACAATGAGCCGGAATTTCTGCGGCTGGTCGGGGCAGCTGAAAAAAGCTCCGAGCATCCGCTTGCTGAGGCCATTGTGGAGGGAATTAAAGAGAAGGGAATTCCGCTTGGGTCCTCCGAAAGCTTCGAAGCCATCCCAGGGTTCGGTATTCAATCACGGGTAGAAGGGAAAGATTTATTCATAGGAACGCGCAGGCTTATGAAGAAACACAACATTTCAATTCCAGATGCTCATTTAGCCCGAATGGAGGACTTGGAGAAGCAAGGGAAAACGGCGATGCTAGTGGCCATAGACAACGAATGGGCCGGAATCGTAGCTGTAGCGGATACCGTGAAGGAAACCTCCAAGGAGGCTATTGCCCGCCTGAGAAGATTGGGGCTGGATGTGGTCATGATTACAGGCGACAATACGCAGACAGCCAAAGCCATTGCACATCAAGTCGGGATTGACCATGTGATCGCCGAAGTTCTGCCGGAAGGAAAGGCAGAGGAAGTGAAGAAGCTTCAGAAGGCCGGGAAAAAGGTGGCAATGGTAGGCGACGGCATCAATGATGCTCCTGCATTGGCAACGGCCGACATCGGCATGGCTATCGGGACAGGAACGGATGTGGCGATGGAGGCGGCAGACATTACACTAATACGCGGAGATTTGAACAGTATTGCCGATGCCATTTACATGAGTAAAATGACAATCCGGAATATTAAACAAAATCTGTTCTGGGCGCTCGCCTATAACAGCCTCGGGGTGCCGATTGCAGCACTAGGCTTCTTGGCTCCGTGGGTTGCCGGGGCAGCCATGGCATTTAGCTCTGTATCTGTAGTTCTGAATGCCTTAAGATTGCAGCGAATCAAATTGATAGCTTAA
- the copZ gene encoding copper chaperone CopZ yields the protein MEQTTLHVKGMSCGHCINSIEDNVGKMNGVESVKVNLNEGTVAVSFDPKAVSLKEIKAVIDEQGYEVDGAPV from the coding sequence ATGGAACAAACAACACTCCATGTTAAAGGGATGTCCTGTGGACATTGTATCAACTCTATAGAAGATAATGTCGGAAAAATGAACGGTGTGGAGTCCGTCAAGGTAAATTTGAATGAAGGAACTGTGGCTGTATCATTTGATCCTAAGGCTGTGTCCTTGAAGGAAATTAAAGCGGTAATTGACGAGCAGGGTTACGAGGTGGATGGAGCGCCTGTCTAA
- a CDS encoding S8 family serine peptidase — MSRLTNKIIASVLAISLLFHLGALGLDSANANDSLSGMQQEVIVVYKNEDGRDAVYNESVDILHEFDTIPAVAATVTHRDLPALAADPNIALIERNITFRITGGEFKTTSISTEQSGWGFQAVKPTLMWNSGYSGTGVKVAVIDSGIFPHPELAIAGGISTVDYTNSYTDDNGHGTHVAGIIAAMSNGSGTVGIAPGVQLYAVKTMDQNGEGTLQDVLEGIEWSIQNHMDIINLSLGTDTHSQLLKDMVDLANAQGIVVVGSAGNSQTTEDANGNIVPVPLSTYTINYPAKYDSVIAVAAVDANNARGDFSSVGDEVEIAAPGVDILSTYVSGGAPAYALSSGTSQAAPHVSGMIALLKQKDPGMTNVQLREEIKKYVMDLGPAGRDIEYGYGMVTFDRSLDQTPPANVTNLQVLGKTDSEISIAWNNPVNSDFATNNIYANGVYAGSAAGQTFTLTQLQPTTSYSITVKSADWSGNESSGETVTVITDNIPQIPDTAAPAEVSDLMVTATSSTYVKLGWTNPAEPDFAKVHLYLNGTKVYETAGTSYKFEGLTPNTSYRFGVKTADLAGNISPGLSLTASTLAADATDPAGPGHEPPAADTTAPAEVTQLALVKATSSSLQVGWSNPTDPDFAKVKLYINNNYITDTAASSYQFNGLLADTAYNIVVKTVDTHGNVSDGASLTARTQPAPAVNHPAPSTPPASGGPSAPGGGIIQVPVNVTPAPAGNTAQVGEQDEADAAAGNQLQEAKASLDKAKQTLTIGDFVQAKMAVQKLTDQEKREEFRQELNRLKEELSIKDLPSKQGVRSTIPIGISLQVAMKSANYKFIDPSSLKPGENIFVLNSKGEAVHDTVEIKILFNRIHVTPKKGKFAAKETYTIIMDTTVKGKPDPSSSDSFELKNPLILEFTTR, encoded by the coding sequence ATGAGCAGACTGACAAACAAGATTATCGCATCTGTTCTCGCCATATCTCTGCTGTTCCATTTGGGAGCCCTGGGGCTGGATTCAGCCAACGCCAACGACTCCCTGTCCGGAATGCAGCAGGAGGTCATTGTTGTTTACAAAAACGAGGATGGCCGAGATGCGGTATACAACGAAAGCGTTGATATTCTTCATGAGTTCGATACCATTCCTGCCGTAGCTGCTACGGTAACCCATCGCGATCTGCCTGCCTTGGCAGCTGATCCGAATATCGCGCTGATCGAGCGCAATATCACCTTCCGGATAACGGGCGGTGAATTCAAAACAACTTCCATTTCCACGGAGCAAAGCGGATGGGGCTTTCAGGCTGTGAAGCCGACACTAATGTGGAACTCAGGTTATTCGGGCACAGGCGTAAAAGTAGCCGTCATTGATTCGGGGATTTTTCCGCATCCTGAATTGGCTATAGCGGGAGGAATATCAACCGTAGACTACACGAATAGTTATACGGATGATAACGGACACGGGACGCATGTCGCCGGGATCATTGCCGCCATGAGCAATGGCAGTGGAACAGTAGGTATTGCGCCCGGCGTCCAGCTCTATGCCGTAAAAACGATGGATCAGAATGGCGAAGGAACGCTTCAAGACGTCCTTGAAGGCATCGAATGGTCGATTCAAAACCATATGGATATCATTAACCTTTCTCTCGGAACGGATACGCATTCCCAGCTGTTAAAAGATATGGTAGACCTAGCGAATGCACAAGGTATCGTCGTCGTCGGTTCGGCAGGCAACAGCCAGACGACGGAAGATGCGAACGGCAATATCGTCCCTGTTCCCTTAAGCACTTATACAATCAATTACCCCGCTAAATATGACAGCGTAATTGCTGTTGCGGCGGTGGATGCCAATAACGCGCGCGGCGACTTCTCCTCTGTCGGCGATGAAGTTGAAATCGCAGCACCTGGCGTTGACATCCTATCGACTTATGTCAGCGGCGGCGCTCCCGCTTATGCGTTATCCAGCGGAACATCGCAAGCCGCTCCGCATGTTTCCGGCATGATTGCCCTGCTCAAACAGAAAGATCCCGGAATGACCAACGTACAGCTTCGCGAGGAAATCAAAAAATATGTGATGGATCTGGGACCTGCCGGACGGGATATCGAATATGGTTATGGTATGGTGACCTTCGATCGGTCACTTGATCAGACTCCGCCTGCGAATGTCACGAATCTTCAAGTCCTAGGAAAAACGGATTCAGAGATTTCGATTGCTTGGAATAATCCGGTGAATTCGGACTTTGCAACCAATAACATCTACGCCAATGGCGTTTATGCAGGCAGCGCAGCGGGCCAAACGTTTACCTTGACCCAACTGCAGCCAACCACGTCCTATTCAATTACCGTTAAATCGGCGGATTGGAGCGGAAACGAATCCTCTGGGGAAACAGTCACGGTCATTACAGACAATATTCCTCAAATTCCGGATACGGCTGCCCCGGCAGAAGTATCAGATCTCATGGTCACGGCAACGTCCTCCACCTACGTGAAGCTAGGTTGGACCAATCCTGCAGAACCTGATTTTGCAAAAGTCCATCTCTACCTTAACGGAACCAAGGTATATGAGACTGCCGGAACATCTTATAAATTCGAAGGGTTGACCCCGAATACTAGCTATCGCTTTGGGGTAAAAACAGCAGACCTTGCTGGTAATATTTCACCCGGCTTGAGCCTTACTGCTTCCACCCTAGCTGCAGATGCTACTGATCCAGCAGGCCCTGGTCATGAGCCGCCTGCAGCGGATACGACGGCTCCAGCAGAAGTAACTCAATTGGCGCTGGTTAAAGCGACAAGCTCATCGCTGCAGGTCGGTTGGAGCAACCCGACAGATCCCGATTTTGCCAAGGTCAAGCTATACATCAACAATAATTACATTACGGATACAGCAGCTTCATCATACCAATTCAACGGTTTGCTTGCGGACACTGCCTACAACATCGTGGTCAAGACCGTAGACACCCATGGCAACGTATCTGATGGAGCTTCGCTAACGGCAAGGACGCAACCCGCTCCGGCCGTAAATCATCCCGCACCTTCGACCCCTCCTGCGTCAGGAGGACCATCGGCTCCGGGAGGCGGTATCATTCAGGTGCCGGTTAACGTAACACCCGCCCCGGCAGGAAATACGGCACAAGTCGGGGAGCAGGACGAAGCGGATGCAGCTGCAGGGAACCAGCTTCAAGAAGCCAAAGCATCGCTAGATAAAGCCAAGCAGACGCTAACCATCGGTGACTTCGTCCAGGCTAAAATGGCCGTTCAAAAGCTGACTGACCAAGAGAAGCGCGAAGAGTTCCGGCAGGAATTGAATCGCCTCAAGGAAGAGCTGAGCATTAAGGATCTGCCGTCCAAACAAGGGGTTCGTTCTACTATACCGATCGGCATCAGTCTTCAAGTGGCCATGAAAAGCGCAAACTATAAATTCATTGATCCATCGTCCCTAAAGCCTGGCGAGAACATTTTCGTCTTGAACAGCAAAGGGGAAGCCGTACACGATACGGTAGAGATCAAAATACTGTTCAATCGAATTCATGTAACGCCGAAGAAGGGCAAGTTCGCTGCCAAAGAAACCTACACCATCATTATGGACACGACAGTAAAAGGCAAGCCGGATCCGAGTTCGTCTGACAGCTTTGAACTGAAAAACCCGTTGATTTTAGAGTTCACAACAAGATAG
- a CDS encoding S-layer homology domain-containing protein, whose amino-acid sequence MKIRTLTKLVITSAMGLSLLGPALPSGLHAAEQISFTDVKKGSWYEETVQWAVSKDMVKGYADGTFKPHQTVSEAEFLAMLLRAFEPELATSAQQGHWADAYYNRAKQLNYPVIGYKELLSRNQPISREQVAELVTATEGVNFSGDHAIHYVLAFGLATGKDPNIVSVDSYEGKSALTRAEALQFIKNVSEYGIGGLLERPDEKNNPEDLPEL is encoded by the coding sequence ATGAAAATTCGAACACTTACAAAACTAGTCATCACATCTGCAATGGGCCTGTCTCTTCTCGGACCAGCCCTACCGTCAGGGCTTCATGCTGCAGAGCAGATTTCCTTCACGGACGTTAAGAAGGGCTCCTGGTATGAAGAGACGGTGCAATGGGCCGTTTCCAAGGATATGGTCAAAGGGTACGCTGACGGGACATTCAAACCGCATCAAACGGTAAGCGAAGCCGAATTCCTCGCTATGCTGCTGCGGGCTTTCGAGCCGGAGCTGGCCACCTCCGCCCAGCAAGGCCATTGGGCGGATGCTTATTATAACCGGGCGAAGCAGCTAAATTATCCGGTCATCGGCTACAAAGAGCTTTTATCTAGAAATCAACCGATTTCCCGGGAGCAGGTTGCCGAATTGGTCACCGCCACGGAAGGCGTCAATTTCAGCGGCGATCATGCCATCCACTACGTGCTTGCCTTCGGGCTCGCTACGGGTAAAGACCCGAATATCGTAAGCGTGGACAGCTATGAAGGCAAAAGCGCCTTAACGCGCGCTGAAGCTCTGCAGTTCATCAAAAATGTCAGCGAATACGGCATCGGCGGATTGCTGGAAAGACCAGATGAGAAGAATAATCCAGAGGATCTTCCCGAGCTATAA
- a CDS encoding TrmH family RNA methyltransferase, protein MQQITSPNNPRVKEWAGLLEKKNRDKHLKYVIEGIHLVQEALKARADLECVCYEIERGIPAELSEAAAASLDVEWIGVTAAIIAKCTDAKTPQPVFAIARKNRGELEPLLTEERSLVVVLDGVQDPGNVGTIIRSADAVGANGVIVGLGCADIYNPKVIRSTMGSLFHLPVIEGDLADILPQAKARGIRLAGTSLQAAASCYAYDFTGPVWLLFGSEARGLSANVRELMDDGLLIPMRGQAESLNVAMAASVLLFEAQRQRYYKQ, encoded by the coding sequence ATGCAGCAAATTACTTCTCCGAACAATCCCCGCGTGAAGGAATGGGCTGGGCTGCTTGAGAAGAAAAACCGGGACAAGCACCTGAAATACGTAATTGAGGGCATTCATTTGGTGCAGGAAGCGCTGAAGGCGCGAGCCGATCTGGAATGCGTATGCTATGAAATTGAGCGGGGGATTCCCGCCGAACTGTCAGAGGCAGCCGCCGCCTCGCTGGATGTGGAGTGGATCGGTGTAACGGCCGCTATCATCGCCAAATGCACCGATGCAAAGACGCCGCAGCCTGTGTTCGCGATCGCCCGCAAAAACCGCGGCGAGCTTGAGCCCCTGCTGACAGAGGAACGCAGCCTCGTCGTCGTGCTGGACGGTGTGCAGGACCCCGGGAACGTCGGCACGATCATTCGCAGCGCGGATGCCGTTGGTGCGAACGGCGTGATCGTCGGCCTGGGCTGCGCGGATATATACAACCCGAAGGTCATTCGTTCAACAATGGGCTCCTTATTCCATTTGCCCGTCATTGAAGGTGATCTGGCCGACATTCTGCCCCAGGCCAAAGCCCGGGGGATCCGGCTGGCCGGAACGAGCCTGCAGGCAGCGGCGAGCTGCTACGCATATGACTTTACGGGGCCGGTATGGCTGCTGTTCGGCAGCGAAGCAAGAGGCCTGAGTGCGAACGTGCGTGAGCTGATGGACGACGGGCTGCTTATCCCGATGCGGGGGCAGGCGGAATCGTTGAACGTAGCCATGGCCGCTTCGGTGCTGCTGTTTGAAGCGCAGCGGCAGCGGTATTATAAACAATGA
- a CDS encoding potassium channel family protein: MAQSAKKQYAVIGMGRFGLSVASALSNMGFDVLAIDANEQRTQAVSNIVTHAVSADSTDEEALRALGIRNFDVVVVAIGENIQASILTTLILKDLGGPIIIVKAQNELHGKVLNKIGADKVIYPERDMGLRLAHHLTSPNILDYIELSDEYSIVDLQITKAMVGKNLKELDIRAKFGCNVMAIKTGSKMNISPAANDRLEEGDVLVIVGEKNDLTKLELAYSES, translated from the coding sequence ATGGCACAATCCGCAAAAAAACAATACGCTGTCATCGGCATGGGCCGCTTTGGGCTCAGCGTGGCCAGCGCTTTAAGCAATATGGGCTTCGATGTCCTGGCGATCGACGCCAACGAGCAGCGCACGCAGGCCGTATCCAATATCGTGACGCATGCCGTATCCGCAGACTCTACGGACGAAGAGGCGCTTCGTGCGCTGGGCATACGTAATTTCGATGTCGTGGTCGTGGCGATCGGCGAGAATATTCAAGCCAGCATTTTGACGACGCTGATCCTTAAAGACCTAGGCGGGCCGATCATTATTGTTAAAGCCCAGAATGAGCTGCACGGCAAGGTGCTGAACAAGATCGGCGCTGACAAGGTGATCTATCCGGAGCGGGATATGGGGCTTCGCCTGGCCCATCACTTGACCTCGCCGAACATACTCGACTACATCGAGCTGTCGGACGAATACAGCATCGTTGATCTGCAGATCACGAAGGCGATGGTTGGCAAGAACCTGAAGGAGCTTGATATTCGGGCCAAGTTCGGCTGCAACGTCATGGCGATCAAGACGGGCAGCAAAATGAATATTTCGCCGGCGGCCAACGACCGGCTTGAAGAAGGCGACGTGCTTGTCATTGTCGGCGAGAAGAATGATTTAACGAAGCTTGAGCTGGCTTATTCGGAATCATAA
- the sspI gene encoding small acid-soluble spore protein SspI has product MPITLDLRQAVVHKMHGKNEAGLRDMVEGSIDAQETALPGLGVVFEIIWKHIDDAKKDELISLLSGELASAELKPLK; this is encoded by the coding sequence ATGCCAATTACTCTTGACCTTAGACAAGCGGTTGTGCATAAAATGCATGGCAAAAACGAAGCAGGCCTGCGGGATATGGTAGAGGGCTCGATCGATGCCCAGGAAACTGCGCTTCCCGGCCTTGGCGTCGTTTTCGAGATCATCTGGAAGCATATCGACGACGCCAAGAAAGATGAATTGATCTCTCTCCTGAGCGGAGAGCTTGCTTCTGCCGAGCTGAAGCCATTGAAATAA